One part of the Lachnospiraceae bacterium JLR.KK002 genome encodes these proteins:
- a CDS encoding winged helix-turn-helix transcriptional regulator: MEKVRKSTDKSNDNYKKIIQYIEERGAITNKEVQELLNVKDSRALKILKELVEAGVLKKEGKLKGSYYKLK; the protein is encoded by the coding sequence ATGGAAAAAGTACGGAAAAGTACGGATAAATCAAATGACAATTATAAAAAGATTATTCAGTATATAGAGGAAAGAGGGGCAATAACGAATAAAGAGGTTCAGGAGTTGCTGAATGTAAAAGATTCCCGTGCATTAAAAATCTTAAAAGAACTGGTAGAGGCAGGGGTATTGAAAAAAGAGGGAAAATTGAAGGGAAGTTATTATAAATTGAAGTAA
- a CDS encoding CTP synthase, translating to MPVKYVFVTGGVVSGLGKGITAASLGRLLKARGYKVTMQKFDPYINIDPGTMNPIQHGEVFVTDDGAETDLDLGHYERFIDENLGKNSNVTTGKVYWSVLQKERRGDYGGGTVQVIPHITNEIKSRFYRNFTTEETHIAIIEVGGTVGDMESQPFLESIRQFQHEVGHENAILIHVTLIPYITASGEMKTKPTQASVKELQGMGIQPDIIVCRSEHPLDQAIKDKIALFCNVPDSHVLQNLDVEYLYEAPLAMEKENLAQVACECLHLDCPEPDLSDWIDMVDSLRNPNKEVEIALVGKYISLHDAYISVVEALKHGGIAERATVNIKWVDSELLNEENVAQILGDVQGILVPGGFGDRGIDGKILACRYAREHKVPFLGLCLGMQLAIVEFARHICGFRDAHSIELDPNTTHPVIALMPDQNGVEDIGGTLRLGSCPCVLDKSSRAYQVYGTETIHERHRHRYEVNNDYRSVLTEHGMKLCGLSPDGRIVEMVEIPDHPWYIATQAHPELKSRPNRPHPLFKGFVEAAIKMKQQP from the coding sequence ATGCCCGTAAAATACGTCTTTGTCACCGGTGGAGTTGTATCCGGTCTCGGCAAGGGAATTACCGCCGCGTCCCTGGGCCGGCTGCTGAAAGCCCGCGGATACAAAGTCACCATGCAGAAATTTGACCCTTACATCAACATCGACCCCGGCACCATGAACCCCATTCAGCACGGAGAGGTCTTTGTCACCGACGACGGTGCGGAAACAGATTTGGATTTGGGCCATTACGAGCGTTTTATTGATGAAAATTTAGGCAAAAATTCCAACGTAACCACGGGCAAGGTCTACTGGTCCGTGCTCCAGAAGGAACGCCGGGGCGACTACGGCGGAGGCACTGTCCAGGTAATCCCCCATATTACCAATGAAATCAAGAGCCGGTTTTACCGGAATTTTACCACGGAAGAAACCCATATTGCCATTATCGAGGTAGGCGGTACCGTGGGTGATATGGAAAGTCAGCCCTTTCTGGAATCCATCCGCCAGTTCCAGCACGAAGTGGGACATGAGAACGCTATCTTAATCCATGTTACCCTGATTCCCTATATCACCGCTTCCGGAGAAATGAAGACAAAACCCACCCAGGCCAGTGTCAAGGAACTGCAGGGTATGGGAATCCAGCCTGATATTATTGTGTGCCGTTCGGAACATCCTCTGGACCAGGCCATCAAAGATAAAATTGCATTATTCTGCAACGTACCTGACAGCCATGTGCTTCAGAATCTGGATGTGGAGTACCTGTATGAAGCTCCTCTGGCCATGGAAAAAGAGAATCTGGCCCAGGTAGCCTGCGAATGTCTCCATCTGGACTGTCCGGAGCCGGATTTAAGCGACTGGATAGATATGGTGGACTCCCTGCGCAATCCCAACAAAGAGGTGGAAATTGCCCTTGTGGGAAAATACATTTCCCTCCACGACGCCTACATTTCCGTTGTGGAAGCTCTGAAACACGGCGGAATCGCGGAGCGGGCCACCGTCAATATCAAATGGGTGGATTCGGAACTGCTGAATGAAGAGAATGTAGCTCAGATTCTTGGAGACGTGCAGGGGATTCTGGTTCCCGGCGGATTCGGCGACCGGGGCATTGACGGTAAAATACTGGCATGTCGGTACGCAAGGGAGCATAAGGTCCCGTTCCTGGGACTCTGCCTGGGTATGCAGCTTGCCATTGTGGAATTTGCCCGCCATATCTGCGGATTCCGGGACGCTCACAGTATTGAGCTGGACCCCAACACCACTCATCCCGTCATCGCACTGATGCCTGACCAGAACGGCGTAGAAGATATCGGCGGGACACTGCGGCTGGGTTCCTGTCCCTGCGTTCTGGACAAGTCCTCCAGAGCATATCAGGTCTATGGAACGGAAACCATCCACGAGCGTCACCGTCACCGTTATGAAGTAAACAACGATTACCGCTCTGTCCTTACGGAGCACGGCATGAAGCTCTGCGGCCTTTCCCCGGACGGACGGATTGTGGAAATGGTGGAAATCCCGGATCATCCCTGGTATATTGCCACACAGGCTCATCCGGAATTAAAATCAAGGCCCAACCGGCCCCATCCGCTGTTTAAAGGCTTTGTGGAAGCTGCCATTAAAATGAAACAGCAGCCTTAA
- a CDS encoding alkyl sulfatase dimerization domain-containing protein, which produces MKKNVPVKIISILILAVMLAGCAAAESGPDTEHAKREEENREEQTETDAQDTQTEAAAQDAGSSTEVKEPTEYTKQANELVYQVLDFADEQEREFAERGLLRAPETLEIRTDSGSVAWSQDCYDFVRDREKSPDSANPSLWRNTELNGKYGLFEVKEGIYQVRGYDVANITFVRSDSGWIVFDCTTSVETARAALELLEQEFGEAHITAVVVSHAHVDHYGGIGGVVAPEDLADSALSLEEQIASGKTLVIVPEGYEKAVMEENVFAGNAMRRRSDFQYGTFLEKGEKGSLSVGIGLTPSSGTGSYYSPTFEVKEELFEMTLDGVELVFQLTPGTESPAEMNTYLPQHKALWMAENCTGTMHNLYTLRGAEVRDGNAWGQYILKALEYFGDETEVIFQSHNWPHWGNDVIREYMINTASVYKYITAQTLQYINQGYTSAEIAEMIELPEDLEKVWYTRQYYGTLAHNAKAVCQKYMGWYDANPVHLNQMPPSEYAKKLMEYLGDTERVLAMAREDFEKGEYQWVAEITNAVVYDQPENQEARNLCADALEQLGYQAESGAWRNAYLTGAYELRHGTENYPEKSVGKTGPAALGMSTETMLDYLGISMDAKEMEDLNLVINLEITDEGEQYLLRINHGVFLHSQEGWSENPDGVIKMKKAGILGIANNDRQMMEEAIESVSGKEDIVSVLTGNIADFPTYFNIVEP; this is translated from the coding sequence ATGAAAAAGAATGTTCCTGTAAAAATAATAAGTATCCTGATACTGGCAGTGATGTTAGCCGGCTGTGCAGCGGCAGAATCCGGGCCGGATACGGAACATGCAAAACGGGAAGAGGAAAACAGGGAAGAACAGACAGAAACTGACGCACAGGACACACAGACGGAAGCTGCCGCACAGGATGCGGGCAGCAGCACGGAGGTAAAGGAGCCTACAGAGTATACAAAGCAGGCTAACGAACTGGTATATCAGGTTCTGGATTTTGCAGATGAACAGGAACGTGAGTTTGCAGAGCGGGGGCTGCTGCGGGCGCCGGAAACCCTGGAAATCAGAACAGACAGCGGCTCCGTTGCCTGGAGCCAGGACTGCTATGATTTTGTCAGGGACAGAGAGAAGTCCCCGGACAGCGCCAATCCCAGTCTGTGGCGCAATACGGAATTAAACGGGAAATACGGACTGTTTGAGGTAAAAGAGGGGATTTACCAGGTCAGGGGATACGATGTGGCAAATATTACCTTTGTACGCAGTGACAGCGGCTGGATTGTATTTGACTGCACCACCTCTGTGGAGACAGCCAGGGCTGCCCTGGAACTTCTGGAACAGGAATTTGGAGAGGCTCATATTACTGCCGTAGTGGTGAGCCATGCCCATGTGGACCATTATGGAGGAATCGGAGGAGTGGTGGCCCCGGAAGACCTGGCAGATTCTGCGCTCAGTCTGGAAGAACAGATTGCTTCCGGAAAAACCCTGGTGATTGTTCCCGAAGGGTATGAAAAAGCAGTTATGGAGGAAAATGTATTTGCGGGAAATGCCATGCGCAGAAGAAGCGATTTCCAATATGGAACTTTTCTGGAAAAAGGAGAAAAGGGGAGCCTGTCTGTAGGCATTGGACTGACGCCCTCTTCCGGAACCGGTTCTTATTATTCTCCCACCTTTGAAGTGAAGGAAGAACTGTTTGAGATGACGCTGGACGGGGTGGAACTGGTGTTTCAGCTTACGCCAGGTACGGAATCTCCCGCCGAGATGAATACATATCTGCCTCAGCACAAAGCCCTCTGGATGGCGGAAAACTGTACCGGAACCATGCACAACCTGTATACTCTGCGGGGCGCGGAAGTCCGTGACGGAAATGCCTGGGGCCAGTATATTCTGAAAGCTCTGGAATATTTCGGAGATGAGACAGAGGTGATTTTCCAGTCCCATAACTGGCCCCACTGGGGAAATGACGTAATCAGAGAATATATGATAAATACTGCTTCCGTATATAAATATATTACGGCTCAGACATTGCAGTATATTAATCAGGGCTATACTTCCGCAGAGATTGCGGAGATGATTGAGCTGCCGGAAGACCTGGAAAAAGTATGGTATACCCGTCAGTATTACGGAACCCTGGCCCATAATGCAAAAGCAGTCTGCCAGAAATATATGGGATGGTATGATGCAAATCCGGTACACCTTAATCAGATGCCTCCATCAGAATATGCAAAGAAACTGATGGAATATCTGGGAGATACGGAGCGGGTTCTTGCCATGGCACGGGAAGATTTTGAAAAAGGAGAATACCAGTGGGTGGCAGAGATTACAAATGCTGTGGTTTATGACCAGCCGGAGAACCAGGAGGCCCGGAATCTCTGTGCGGACGCTCTGGAGCAGCTTGGGTATCAGGCAGAGTCCGGCGCATGGCGGAATGCTTATCTGACAGGAGCTTATGAGCTTCGTCACGGCACAGAAAACTATCCTGAAAAAAGTGTGGGAAAAACAGGGCCCGCAGCTCTCGGAATGAGTACGGAGACCATGCTTGACTATCTTGGAATCAGCATGGACGCAAAAGAAATGGAAGATTTGAATCTGGTCATCAATCTGGAGATTACAGACGAAGGAGAACAATATCTGCTTCGTATCAACCACGGTGTATTTCTTCATTCTCAGGAGGGCTGGAGTGAAAATCCCGATGGGGTAATAAAAATGAAAAAAGCCGGAATTCTTGGAATTGCAAACAATGACAGGCAGATGATGGAAGAGGCCATAGAGTCTGTCAGCGGGAAGGAAGATATTGTGTCGGTGCTGACAGGAAATATCGCAGACTTCCCAACATATTTCAATATTGTGGAGCCATAG